From the genome of Primulina huaijiensis isolate GDHJ02 unplaced genomic scaffold, ASM1229523v2 scaffold40127, whole genome shotgun sequence, one region includes:
- the LOC140969052 gene encoding MAR-binding filament-like protein 1-1 produces the protein MVGSVIGNSCFLHSPLCHFLVSESSPLPFSYPRNAVCRRKNRATMACLEKENSKHSDMCTRRAILFVGFGLVQFLGPRADAVDGYVVGWNRRGRARNRLSIEKNTESRTQENTEPRTQENTESRTEENTESRKQESTELETRDRIQNAEQTVKENPSSNPTFSVINSIGVLSSGVLAALYSSKIKEKATSDTTIESVKTKLKEKEAAISSLEKKISSKMLKIEEAQNKDFAKANEMQQTLINRLNTANCTVTSLGKEVQNEKRLNQDLSIKIENLEKNLSESQNEKRELQIQLQKKLDSIASLQEKIRMLSSDIMVKEDDLQTLDSKVTEKELECHELRSAYQKSRDELTGLDYEIQELKDTVSKNEMELEMKNSTLKNLNEELTSLITERDESSKKLVGILKEFDEFKFSAEKKMVLHEEHLGEREKQLQKIEERLNLALDEVKKDGVLISNLTQENQNLREKLDVELKSVNILEQELKIAQEMLEKSRNEASDLSKQLQKSRSLCLELEAEISKVKAEFNKARESLQREIDESKEGEESLAGELLSVKELLSEMNEKLQIMSQELAAAEQKRDSLEKELIDANRKAEATADALTEERKIVSSLNNELLVLEKKIFRNKEAQKILEADLEVTTKSLGEKTQNESTLLRNLESAYSKISSLEDEKNALHNSLDVQKQTNREARKNLEYATNVVMELGKELESLENKGKKLQQELAYAKGEMLQLKSQINASKTAENNQNQQKLEAGGKSNKKVYRRRKETDNS, from the exons GCCACCATGGCATGTCTGgagaaagaaaattcaaaacacAGCGATATGTGTACAAGGAGAGCGATTCTGTTCGTGGGTTTTGGTTTAGTCCAGTTTCTTGGGCCGAGGGCAGATGCTGTTGATGGCTACGTTGTAG GATGGAACCGGCGAGGGCGGGCAAGGAATCGTCTCTCGATTGAAA aaaatactGAGTCTAGAACACAAGAAAATACTGAACCGAGAACACAAGAAAATACGGAGTCGAGAACAGAAGAAAATACGGAGTCGAGAAAACAAGAAAGTACTGAATTGGAAACACGAGACAGGATACAAAATGCAGAG CAAACAGTTAAGGAAAATCCATCCTCAAACCCGACCTTTTCAGTTATCAATTCAATTGGGGTATTGTCGTCTGGTGTTCTTGCTGCTCTGTATTCAtcaaaaataaaggaaaaggcCACTTCTGATACAACCATAGAATCG GTGAAAACTAAACTCAAGGAAAAGGAAGCTGCGATCAGTTctctagaaaaaaaaatatcgtCAAAAATGCTAAAAATTGAAGAAGCTCAGAATAAGGACTTCGCAAAAGCAAATGAGATGCAACAAACTTTGATCAATCGACTGAACACTGCAAATTGTACAGTAACAAGCCTCGGTAAGGAGGTGCAAAATGAGAAAAGATTAAACCAAGATCTAAGTATCAAAATTGAGAATCTGGAAAAAAACCTCAGCGAGTCTCAAAATGAGAAAAGGGAACTGCAAATACAGCTGCAGAAGAAGCTAGATTCTATAGCCTCTTTGCAAGAAAAGATCAGAATGCTTTCTTCAGATATCATGGTTAAGGAAGATGATCTTCAAACTCTTGACTCTAAAGTTACTGAAAAGGAACTAGAATGTCATGAACTGAGGTCTGCATACCAGAAATCCCGAGATGAACTGACAGGGTTGGATTATGAGATCCAAGAACTGAAAGATACAGTCTCGAAGAATGAAATGGAGTTGGAAATGAAGAATTCGACATTGAAGAATTTGAATGAAGAATTAACTTCTTTAATCACAGAGAGAGATGAATCGAGCAAAAAGCTTGTTGGGATTTTAAAGGAGTTTGATGAGTTTAAATTTTCTGCAGAAAAGAAGATGGTTTTGCATGAGGAGCACTTGGGTGAAAGGGAAAAGCAGCTTCAGAAGATTGAGGAACGACTTAACCTTGCATTGGATGAAGTGAAAAAAGATGGAGTCTTGATTTCTAATTTGACTCAAGAGAACCAGAATTTAAGAGAAAAGTTGGACGTTGAACTGAAAAGTGTGAACATTCTTGAACAAGAACTCAAGATTGCACAAGAAATGTTAGAGAAATCAAGAAATGAGGCCTCTGATCTTTCAAAGCAACTGCAGAAGTCAAGAAGCTTGTGCTTGGAACTTGAAGCTGAGATCTCCAAGGTTAAGGCTGAGTTTAACAAAGCAAGGGAATCATTGCAGAGAGAAATCGATGAATCAAAAGAAGGTGAGGAATCCTTAGCAGGAGAATTATTGTCGGTAAAGGAACTTTTGAGCGAAATGAATGAAAAACTACAAATTATGTCCCAAGAATTGGCAGCTGCAGAGCAAAAGCGTGATAGCTTAGAGAAAGAACTCATTGATGCAAACAGGAAAGCAGAAGCAACTGCAGATGCTCTTACggaagaaaggaaaattgtATCTTCTTTGAACAATGAGTTACTGGTTctcgaaaagaaaatttttagaaaCAAAGAAGCCCAAAAAATACTTGAAGCAGATTTAGAAGTAACTACAAAATCACTTGGTGAGAAGACTCAGAATGAATCAACTCTTCTGAGAAATCTTGAGTCTGCTTACTCAAAAATTTCCAGTTTAGAAGATGAAAAAAATGCACTCCACAACTCTCTTGATGTGCAAAAACAAACGAATCGAGAAGCTCGGAAAAACTTGGAATATGCCACTAATGTGGTGATGGAACTGGGAAAAGAACTGGAGAGTTTAGAAAATAAAGGAAAGAAACTACAACAGGAATTGGCATACGCAAAGGGAGAAATGCTACAGTTAAAGAGTCAAATAAACGCATCGAAAACTGCAGAGAATAATCAGAACCAGCAAAAACTTGAAGCTGGaggtaaatcaaataaaaaagtttATCGGAGGAGAAAGGAGACGGATAATAGTTGA